GACCCCACGTTTGCCCCCATGGTGGCCCGGCCCCCGGCCGAGGTGCAGCAGGCGTTTCGGGAGCTGCGCCAGCCGCTGCTCGACTACATCACCAGCCTGACGCCCACCCAGCTGGCCCGCCCGGCCCGGCACCCGGTCTACGGCCACCTCACCGGAGTAGCCTGGGTGGAGTTTTTTCTCTTGCACGAGACGCACCACCTGTTCACCATGTTCCGGCTGCTCGGTGAGCTTTCGGCGCCCCCACAAGTCAGCGCATAACCTATTCAAGTGCAAAAGACGGTGTCTTGGTGCAGGTTGACCTTGTAAAACTTCGCGCCTACTTCGCGAAAGACTCAACCGCCCGGCCCCGCTTCAATTCCTACTTTTTAATTCTCAATTTTTAATTGAACACGCCCGGCACGCTCTACCTTATTCCTACCGTTTTGGCCGACGACACGGCCGCCCAGGTGCTGCCGCCCCAGGTGGCCGAGCGGGTGGCGGCACTGTCGTACTTTCTGGTTGAAAATGCCCGCACGGCTCGGCGCTTCATCAAGAGCGTGGCCCCGCAGCAGGTAATCGAAGAGCTGAGCCTTACTGTAATCGACAAGGACAGCACCGAGGCCCAGATTCAGGCGGCCCTGCACCCCGTAGCGGCTGGCCAGGATGCCGGCGTGTTGTCCGAAGCGGGCTGCCCCGGCATTGCCGACCCCGGCGCCGAGCTGGCCCGCCGCGCCCATCAGCTGGGCCTGCGCGTGGTGCCGCTGGTGGGGCCTTCGTCGCTGCTACTGGCCCTCATGGCTTCCGGAATGAACGGGCAGAGCTTCGCCTTCCACGGCTACCTGCCCATCGAGCGGCCCCGGCGCGTAGCGGCCCTAAAGCAACTGGAAAAGCAGGCCATCAGCCAGCACCAAACCCAGCTCTTTATCGAAACGCCCTACCGCAACCAGCAGCTCCTCGATGACTTGCTGGCCACCCTTCAGCCCGGCACCCGCCTCTGCGTAGCCGCCAGCCTTACGGCTCCCACTGAGTACGTCCGCACTGACACCATAGCCGGCTGGCGCAAGCAAGGCGCGCCCCAGCTGCACAAGCAACCCGCCGTTTTCCTAATAGGGGCGTAGGGGCGCGTGCGACGCGCCCCTACTTCAGCAGCTGATACACCAGCAACGACGACACGTAGGCCAGACCCGTCATGTATACTAGCTGCAAAATCGGCCACTTCCAGCCTTTGGTTTCGCGGTAGGTGGCGGCCAGGGTGCTCATGCACTGCATGGCAAACACGTAAAACACCAGCAGAGAAAAAGCCCGCACCGGGGTAAAGAACGGCTGTCCGTTGTCGTCTTTCTCGGCGGCCAGCTTCTGCTGCACGGTTAGCTCGTCGGCGTCTTGGCCCACGCTGTAGATGGTGGACATGGTGCCCACAAATACCTCCCGGGCCGCAAACGAAGTGAGCAGCGAAATGCCGATTTTCCAGTCGAAGCCCAGGGGCCGGATGGCTGGCTCGATGAAGTGGCCGAACCGACCGGCGTAGGAGCTTTCCAGCTTTTCGGAGGCCACGTGGGCGTCGGTTTGCTCGGGCGTGAGGCGCCGGCGGGCGGCTTCGGTGCGAGCCTGGGCTTCGGCCCGTTCCATATCAGTGCCCGGCCCGTAGGAGGCCAGCACCCAGAGCAGAATCGAAATAGCCAGAATCACCTTGCCGGCTTGCAGCACAAAGGTTTTCACCTTTTCCACGATGGTCAGGGCCACGTTTTTCCAGCGCGGCCAGCGGTACACCGGAAACTCCATGATGAAGTAGCTCCGCTCCTGGGTCTTCAGCAGCAGCTTCATGGCCCAGGCCGACAAAATAGCCGCGAAGAAGCCCAGCAGGTACAAGCCCATCAGGGCCACTCCGCGCAGGTTGAACACACCCAGCACCGGCACGTCGGGCACCACCAGCCCAATCAGCACCGTGTACACCGGAATGCGCGCCGAGCACGACATCAGCGGCGTAACGAAGATGGTAATGAGCCGGTCCTTGCGGTTTTCGATGGTGCGCGCACTCATAATGGCCGGCACGGCGCAGGCCACCCCCGAAATCAGGGGCACGATGCTCTTGCCGTTCAGTCCGAAGCGCCGCATAATCCGGTCCATCATAAACGTGACGCGGGCCATGTAGCCGGTTTCCTCCAGCACGGCAATGAAGGCGAAAAGCAAGGCAATCTGCGGAATGAAAATCAGCACCCCGCCCAGGCCCGCCAGCACACCCTCGGTAAGCAGGTTGATCAGCGGCCCGCTGAAATTAGTCTGAATCAGCCCGTTGATCCAGGCCACGCCCTGGTCAATCAGCTCCATCGGCCAGCTGGCCCAGGCAAACACGGCCTGAAACATCAGAAACAGCACCCCGAAGAAAATCAGGTAGCCCCACACCTTGTGGGTCAGCACCCGGTCGAGGCGGTTGCTGTAAGGCTCATTCCGCTCGGTGCGCGTAACGGACACGCAGTTGAGCAGGATGTCGTTGATGCGGGCGTAGCGGCTGATGGTTTCCTGGGCCTGCCGGGCCGTGGGCTCGAAGCCGTACTGCTGCACCAGCTCCTGAATATACGCCCGGTCGTCGGCCGACAGCTGCCGGATGTGACGGTACTGGTGGGCGTAGTGCAGGGCCAGGTAGTCGTTGTGCAGGTTGAAGTAGTAGCGAATCTGCCGAATCATGGGCAGCAGCTCGGCTTCGGGCTCGTAGAACTGCACGGTGGGCGCGTCCAGCATCTGCGCCATGACAATCTTGAGGGCCGCCACCCCAATGCCTTTGCGGGCATTCATCGGAATAACGGGCACGCCCAGCTCCTGCTGCAAGGCCGCCACATCAATGTGCACGCCGTGCTGCTCGGCCACGTCCATCATGTTCAGGGCCAGCACCGTGGGCAAGCCCAGGTCGGCGAGTTGGGTGAACAGCAGCAGGTTGCGGCGCAGGTTGCTGGCGTCCACCGTCACCACCACAAAGTCGGGGTAGTGGGGGCTGGTTTTGTCGTAGAACAGGTCGGTAATAACCTTCTCGTCGAGGCTCTTGGGATAGAGCGAGTAGGTGCCCGGCAGGTCAATGATTTCGGCGCGGTGCTGGGGCGTGAGCTGGCTCAGGCCCGTTTTGCGGTCCACCGTCACACCCGGAAAGTTGCCCACCTTCTGATTAAGGCCCGTGAGCTGGTTGAACAGCGAGGACTTGCCGGAGTTAGGATTGCCCACCAGCGCAATGCGCGTGAGCGGGCCGGGGTGCCGCACGGCGGCGTATTCCAGCTGGGCTGCCGAAGCACCTGCGCCGGCCCGGCCGGTAAGGAGTTGCCCGACTGCCATATCAGAAAATGCTATTTCAAAAGAATAGTGGCCGCCTCGCTCACCCGCAACGACAGCGTGTAGTCGGCCGTGTCGCCGACGACCAGCGTAATGGGGCAGCCCAGTGGGGCCCGGCTGTTGAGCCGCACCCGCGTGCCCGGAATGCAGCCCATTTCCAGCAGCTTCAACGCCATTTCGGGGTCTTTAAGGCAGCAGATGGTGCCACTCTCCCCCAGCTGGAGGTCTTTCACGCTACGCGGCGCGGCAGCAGATGGGGCAAGCGGAGAGCGGCTGGACACAGGCTATTTTTTATTTAGATTTACTTCAAACAAAGGTACCACCCATTTAGGTTTCGGCCAAAAAGCAGATTTCCGGTTTGGGTAGTCTAGCTTGCAGCTAACCCGCTGATTTTGTAATTTTTCCGAAAATAAATTGCATTAGTATAAATATTCTGAGAGTACTTGCTTTTTATGCTCAGTTTCATTGTAATTTTGAGTGACCTTATACTGCATGCATATGCTCCAACGCGTACTCTCTTCTCTCTTTCTAGCCCTTCTGTTGCCGATTCTGGGTTTTGCTCAGGAGAACAAAATATCGGGCCGTATTGTCGATGACAAAACCAAGGAGCCCATTCCATTTGCCTCCATCGGCTTGAAGGAAGAGCAAACCGGTGCCCTGACCAACGAGTACGGCTATTTCCAGATGGCCATGCCCGACAAGAACCCCCAGGACTCGCTGATTGTTAACGCCCTGGGTTATTTCCGCAAGGCTATTCTCATCAAGCCCGGCATCAAGGTGCAGGACATGATTATTGAGGTGCCGAAGCGGGCCATCGAGCTGAAAAACGTAACGGTAACGGGTGGTAAAATCAAAGATTTGCAGCTAGGCTCGAAGTCGAGTACGCCGGGCGAAGGCATGATTCAGGGCATGCCGGGCAGCCAGTACGCTTTCTTTGTGAAGAACGACAAGAACAAGAAGCTCGGCAACGTCCGCTCGGTGTCGTTTTACATCGGCGAAAACGGCTTCCCCCGCGAGCCATTCCGGGTGCGCCTCTACAAAGCCGACGGCAACTACAACTCGCCCAACACCGACCTGCTGACCGAAAACATTGTGGTGTCGGCTCCGAAAGGCGGCGAGTGGTACACGGTTGACCTGACCCAGTACAACATCGAGGCCCCGACCGAAGGCTTTTTCGTGGCGATGGAGTGGATTGTGAGTGGTGACAAGTTCTACACCACCAACTTCATGGACAACTACACGCCCTACGGCCAGATTCTGCGCCCCACGTTCGAGTTCAAAGAAAGCCGCACCTGGAACTACACCATCGGCCGCGGCTGGAGCCTGATTACCCTGGCCAACGGCGGCCAGCGCTACAACGCCATGATCCGGGCCGAAGTAGACCAGATCAAAGACTAATTACCGAGCTGGCTGATTAAGCTGATTGCGCCGATTTTCGGCTAGTCTTACTCCTTTACTAAAAAAGCCCGGCTGCCAGTGTTGGCGGTCGGGCTTTTTGCCGTGCTGTGGCGGAGCCTATTTTTTGGTGGGCAGCTTGGTTTGCTGCGCAATCCACTCCCGGATGGTGTCGAGGGCGAGGCTGGAAAACACGGGCTGGGGCCGCCCATTCACCAGCGGCCACTCGGCCGGCTCGGCCTGAAACAGGTGGTTGACGCCCGGCAGCTTCCGGCTTACCACCTTAGTGTTGCCTTTCAGCCGGCTGGTTAGCACGGGCAGGTTGCTGTCAATACTCACTTCCATATCGGCGGTGCCGTTAAGCAGCATCACCGGGCAGGCTACTTTTTCCAGGCCGGCGGTAGGGTCGGCGCTGAGGAACTGCTGGTAGTAGGCCGAGGCCAGGTCGGCGGCGCTGGCCTGGGCGGTATGGGCGTCGAGGGAAGGGGTTTGCTGGCGCAGCATGTTCACCACTATGGCCTGGCGCTGGGCGGCGTCGGCCGTGTGCATGATAATTTCTTGCAGGGCCTGCTCCCGCTTCAGCTCCGCCTGAATTTCCTTGGCGGAGGAGCCCAGGCTCCGTAGCGTGGCTTCGCGCTGCTGGAGCAGCAGCTTCTGGCCGGGCATTCCGGCCGCGGCCAGCGCCACCACAAAGGCTGGGGGCAGGGGCTGGGCAGCTGTCAGCAGCGCCACGTTGCCGCCCTGGCCGTGCCCGATGATGCCCAGCCGCAGGGGGTCTATTTCGGGGCGGGTGCGCAAAAAGCTTAGGGCCGCCTGCGCATCCGTCATCAGTTCGCCTATCACAGCCGGGCCCGGCTCGCCCTGCGACTGCCCCACGCCCCGGTCGTCGAAGCGCAGCACGGCAATGCCGCGGCGGGTGAGGTGGTCGGCCAGCGTGCCCAGCAGCCGGTAGTCGCCCAGCGTCGCGTCACGGTCCTGGGAGCCCGCATCCGACAGGAGCACCACGGCCGGGAAAGGCCCCTCGCCGGGCGGCACCGTGAGCATACCCCCGAAGCGCACGTTGACGGGGATGTTGGTGAAGGCTACCTCCTCTTCGCGGTAGGGCGGCGTGAGGCGGGCTTTGGGGGCAGTGTTGATGGCGGGCACGGCGTAGCTCAGCTGCATGGCAACGTCGTAGCCGGGCTGGTGCCAGGTGCCGGCCACGCCTTTGCCATCCGGAGCCAGGCGGCCGGTGAAGCGGCTGGCGGCATCATCAACCGAGAATATGACGGTGTCGCCCCGCAGGGCTACCTGCACGGGCATGTTGCTGATTTTCTGCAACGGCACGTCCAGGGTGGCAAAATATCCTCCGGATGTCAGGGTCACGACGCGAAAAATTACCTCGACCTGACCACCCGGCATTACCAGAGGTCCGCGCCAGAAGCCATCCAGCGCCGGTTTGCTTTCTGCCTGGGCAGAAAACAGAGTGCTTACCAAAAAAAGAAGGCAGGCGTACACGTGTTTCATCATCAAAATAATTACTTCAGTTACTATTTAAAGATAATTAAACCAATTACATACCTCAACAAAAGCCTACTTTTTTACAGAATTTTATACTTCTTTTCCCATAGGCACGAAAAAGGCCTGTGTAGATGCTACACAGGCCTTATCGGCAAAAGTCGGGGCTTATTGACTACTTAAGCACGGCAATTTCAACGCGGCGGTTTTCCTGGCGGCCGGCGGCGGTGGCGTTGGAAGCCACGGGAGCTTCTTCGCCCATGGGCTCAATGCTCACCTTGTCGGCGGGCATCTGGCCGTTTTTCACCAGCCAGTCTTTCACGGCGGCGGCCCGCTTGGCGCTCAGCTCCCGGTTGTAGTCTTTGTCGCCGCGCGAGTCAGCGAAGCCCAGTATGCGCACCTCGTTGCCCCGGTAGCGGCGGGCAATCGACGAGCTGATTTCAGACAGAGCCCGAGTGGCCGTGGGCTTGATTTCGGCTTTATCGGTGTCGAACAGCACTTTCTCTTCGAGGGCGTACACGTTGTACCGGTCGTCGCCGCGCACCGAGATTTCGGGCAGGTCAATTTCTTCCAGCTTCACGTCGGCCAGGTTGGCCTTGGTCATGTCCCAGGCGTTTTCCACGGCGGCGCCAGCATTGGCGGCCACTTCGCCCACGGTCTGGCCGTCGCGGGCTACCACGGCGGTGTCGGCGGTGGCTTCCGAGAGCTGGTCTTTTTCTTCGGGCTTTTTCAGGTCGCTGCACGAGGCCAACAGGGCCGTAGCAGCCAGGAGAGAGAGCAGGTGTTTTTTCATGAGAGTAGAAGAATGAAGGGAGAGTGAAATGTGAACTGCTTACGCGAAAGCTGGGCTGATGTTAGCATTTTTTCGCGAGGCAATGCGTCAGCGGCCCTTGCTGCCTTCTTATTCAGCTACAAACACCCGCTTCACCCGCTCACTCACGCTAGTAAGCAGCTCGTAGGGAATGGTGCCGATGCGGGCGGCCAGCTCGGACAAGGGCAGCTCCGGCCCAAACACCAGGGCTTCGTCGCCGGCCTGGGCGCCGGCAACGTGGGTTACATCCACCATGCACATATCCATGCACACGTTGCCGACCACCGGGGCCCGCTGCCCACGGACGAGCACCTCCCCCACCCCGTTGCTGAAGCGCCGGTCGTAGCCGTCGGCGTAGCCGATGGCCAGGGTGGCAATGCGCCGGTCGTGGGAGGCGGCCTGGCCGCGGCGGCTGTAGCCCACGGTATGGCCAGCCGGCAGGGTTTTAACCTGGGAGATAGTGGTGCGCAGGGAGCT
This region of Hymenobacter sp. YIM 151500-1 genomic DNA includes:
- a CDS encoding DinB family protein, giving the protein MNTLPASSLTRLQGQYETVFQLLAEVDPALLTRRPASGKWSIHENLAHIGTYQATFLARMQRMQVEDTPQFARYVADEDPTFAPMVARPPAEVQQAFRELRQPLLDYITSLTPTQLARPARHPVYGHLTGVAWVEFFLLHETHHLFTMFRLLGELSAPPQVSA
- a CDS encoding SAM-dependent methyltransferase; this encodes MNTPGTLYLIPTVLADDTAAQVLPPQVAERVAALSYFLVENARTARRFIKSVAPQQVIEELSLTVIDKDSTEAQIQAALHPVAAGQDAGVLSEAGCPGIADPGAELARRAHQLGLRVVPLVGPSSLLLALMASGMNGQSFAFHGYLPIERPRRVAALKQLEKQAISQHQTQLFIETPYRNQQLLDDLLATLQPGTRLCVAASLTAPTEYVRTDTIAGWRKQGAPQLHKQPAVFLIGA
- the feoB gene encoding ferrous iron transport protein B, giving the protein MAVGQLLTGRAGAGASAAQLEYAAVRHPGPLTRIALVGNPNSGKSSLFNQLTGLNQKVGNFPGVTVDRKTGLSQLTPQHRAEIIDLPGTYSLYPKSLDEKVITDLFYDKTSPHYPDFVVVTVDASNLRRNLLLFTQLADLGLPTVLALNMMDVAEQHGVHIDVAALQQELGVPVIPMNARKGIGVAALKIVMAQMLDAPTVQFYEPEAELLPMIRQIRYYFNLHNDYLALHYAHQYRHIRQLSADDRAYIQELVQQYGFEPTARQAQETISRYARINDILLNCVSVTRTERNEPYSNRLDRVLTHKVWGYLIFFGVLFLMFQAVFAWASWPMELIDQGVAWINGLIQTNFSGPLINLLTEGVLAGLGGVLIFIPQIALLFAFIAVLEETGYMARVTFMMDRIMRRFGLNGKSIVPLISGVACAVPAIMSARTIENRKDRLITIFVTPLMSCSARIPVYTVLIGLVVPDVPVLGVFNLRGVALMGLYLLGFFAAILSAWAMKLLLKTQERSYFIMEFPVYRWPRWKNVALTIVEKVKTFVLQAGKVILAISILLWVLASYGPGTDMERAEAQARTEAARRRLTPEQTDAHVASEKLESSYAGRFGHFIEPAIRPLGFDWKIGISLLTSFAAREVFVGTMSTIYSVGQDADELTVQQKLAAEKDDNGQPFFTPVRAFSLLVFYVFAMQCMSTLAATYRETKGWKWPILQLVYMTGLAYVSSLLVYQLLK
- a CDS encoding FeoA family protein, with product MSSRSPLAPSAAAPRSVKDLQLGESGTICCLKDPEMALKLLEMGCIPGTRVRLNSRAPLGCPITLVVGDTADYTLSLRVSEAATILLK
- a CDS encoding carboxypeptidase-like regulatory domain-containing protein gives rise to the protein MLQRVLSSLFLALLLPILGFAQENKISGRIVDDKTKEPIPFASIGLKEEQTGALTNEYGYFQMAMPDKNPQDSLIVNALGYFRKAILIKPGIKVQDMIIEVPKRAIELKNVTVTGGKIKDLQLGSKSSTPGEGMIQGMPGSQYAFFVKNDKNKKLGNVRSVSFYIGENGFPREPFRVRLYKADGNYNSPNTDLLTENIVVSAPKGGEWYTVDLTQYNIEAPTEGFFVAMEWIVSGDKFYTTNFMDNYTPYGQILRPTFEFKESRTWNYTIGRGWSLITLANGGQRYNAMIRAEVDQIKD
- a CDS encoding alpha/beta hydrolase family protein, with amino-acid sequence MTLTSGGYFATLDVPLQKISNMPVQVALRGDTVIFSVDDAASRFTGRLAPDGKGVAGTWHQPGYDVAMQLSYAVPAINTAPKARLTPPYREEEVAFTNIPVNVRFGGMLTVPPGEGPFPAVVLLSDAGSQDRDATLGDYRLLGTLADHLTRRGIAVLRFDDRGVGQSQGEPGPAVIGELMTDAQAALSFLRTRPEIDPLRLGIIGHGQGGNVALLTAAQPLPPAFVVALAAAGMPGQKLLLQQREATLRSLGSSAKEIQAELKREQALQEIIMHTADAAQRQAIVVNMLRQQTPSLDAHTAQASAADLASAYYQQFLSADPTAGLEKVACPVMLLNGTADMEVSIDSNLPVLTSRLKGNTKVVSRKLPGVNHLFQAEPAEWPLVNGRPQPVFSSLALDTIREWIAQQTKLPTKK
- a CDS encoding OmpA family protein, coding for MKKHLLSLLAATALLASCSDLKKPEEKDQLSEATADTAVVARDGQTVGEVAANAGAAVENAWDMTKANLADVKLEEIDLPEISVRGDDRYNVYALEEKVLFDTDKAEIKPTATRALSEISSSIARRYRGNEVRILGFADSRGDKDYNRELSAKRAAAVKDWLVKNGQMPADKVSIEPMGEEAPVASNATAAGRQENRRVEIAVLK